CGTAATGAATTGTGATGAGTATGTCTATACTCGCTTGTTGTTTGTCTTTCATTTTGCTTCCTTAGCTTTATAATTTATGAAATCGTATTTTACCCCCCCCCCTTCTTAAGATTTGCTTAAGGTAAAGTATTTTCCAAAAATTTTTTTTGTTCATCGTGGATTTTTGATAAAAAATGTTGTGTGGATTTGTGGGGTGGGATTTGTGAAGGTGTGGGGGGAATGGCTAGGATATTTTGATAGAACTGCTTTGCAAAAAGCGTGGCAGTGTGTCTTAAAAAGAGAGAATCAAAAATAAAAAAACACAAAAAGAGAATCTAAATTGTGGCAAAAAATAATAAAAAAAAATATAGAAAAGATTATAGCAAGGTGGCAAGCGCGGAAGTGCAAATATCAAGCAAGCAGGAAGCGCAAATAATCAAAAGGATAAAATAGTAAAGTATGCAAATAGTCCAACAAAAACAAACAAAACAAACAAACCAAAAAGCAATCAAATCAAAAAGCAACAAAGCAAAGTAAGCAAAAGTGAAAAAATCTAAAAAAAACAAGAATCTAAAAATACCCCTCTACAAAAAACACAAAAAAGCACAAAAACTAAAATCTAAGAATCAATCAAACACAAATAAATCAAAACAAATCAAGTTAAACAAACAAATCTAACTCTAAGCAAATCAAAGCTACTTAAAGCCCTGCACAAGCGAGCCGATAAGGAGATTAAACCCATCGACAAGCACAAACACTAGCACTTTAAATGGTAGCGAAATCATCACAGGAGGCACCATCATCATACCCATAGCCATAAGTATGGAGCTTACCACCATATCGATAACCAAAAATGGCAAATACAGCAAAAATCCTATCATAAACGCCGTCTTTAGCTCACTAATCATAAAGGCAGGTATAGCGATAGTGAGTGGGACATCTGCGGTGGTTTGGGGGTTTGGCAAGGAGCGAATACGATAAAAAAGTGCCAAGTCTTTTTCTCGTGTGTTTTTTAGCATAAAGTTTTTAAACGGCTCACTAGCTCGCTCAAAGGCGACATCATAGCTGATTTTCTCATCGATATAGGGCTTTACGCCCTTTTCCCACGCCTCTTTTCCCACAGGCTCCATTATGAAAAATGTCAGCACAAGTGCCAAAGAAATGAGAATCTGCGTAGGTGGGGACTGCTGTGTGCCAAGTGCGGTGCGCAAGAATGAAAATACAATGGCAAGTCGCATAAAGCTAGTCATCACAAGCACAAGAGAGGGGGCTAGGATAAGTAGCGTTAGGACGACTACGACATTTAGCGAAGTAACAAGCTGTGCGGGCGTATCTGGTGCGCTCAAAGAGAGATTTACGCTTGGGATAGTGGTGGGCGCGGCTTCTGCTAGGCTAGGAAACGCACCAAAGGCAAAAGTGCCAAAAATAAGTGCGATAAAAATCCCTCTAGGAATGTGTAGATTTTGCCAAAAACACCACTTGAAACATTGCTTGAAATTCTGCCACTTAAAATACCGCTTAAGATTGTGCTTGAAATTCTGCCTAAAAGTTTGTCTAAAAATTTGCTTGAAAGTTTGCCAAAAATACTTGGCAGGCAAAAATGCCTTTGGTAAAAAACGCGCTAGCAAAATCTTCGTTTTGCTTTTTGCAAAGGCTTTTAAAGCAAAAAACTTTGATTCAAAAGAAGCTGAAGCAAAAGGCTTTATCGTAAAAAACTCTGACACAAAAAACTTTGCTAGATTTTGTGCCAAAATATGCTTTAGATTTTGCTCCGTTTTGTTTTTCATCGTTTTTCTTTATGTGATTTTTGCGTGTTTTATCGTTCGGTTAGGATTTGCATTTTGCCATTTTCATAAGATACATATAGGATTTTGTAGTGGTTTGATGAGTAGCTGATTTTGCCGTTTTTGTAGGCTTTGTAGTCTTGCTGGAAGCTCACGCGAAACATTACGCGCTTTTCGTCATTGGGGTAGGGGACGACAGAGATATTGCTAAGGATTATGTCTTTTTGCTCTTGCTTGGCAAAGACTTGCTTTTTTTGTGCCTTAAAGGCATTTAGCTTACTGCCATCGATACGCATAAAGTCCTTGTGATAGAATGCTAGATACGCGTTTAGATTGTTTTTTTTCCACGCTTCGCGCCACTGATATAGCGCGGCTAGAAGTGTGGCTAAGTCATCTTTGCTAGGCTTTGCTAGCTCGCCCTCATAAGTGATAAGCATAGCTTTTTTATAATCCACCATTTTGCCAAAATCGCTTAGCACCGCGTTGTCTATGGCTATACAGCCGCGCGTGTTTAGCTCCTCTCTGTTGCCATCAAGTGGCAAGCCGTGTATCCATATCCCTCCACCTGTGCGCTTTAGGGCTTTGTCGTAGTTGTTTGGGTAGTCTGTGGCGTAGGCTAGCGGTCCGTAGTATGGCGGTAGCCCTGTGAGCTTGCCTGTGAAGTCATACGCACCGATAGGGGTGGTTAGGTCGCCTTGCACGCGCTTGTCGCCTTTGCCCTTGCCGACAAGTGCGGATAGTTGTCTAATCAGCCTTAGATTTCCATTTGTGATTTTGTATAGTGATAGGTTTGGTGCGGATTTGTTTGAGACAAACAAATACTCATATCCCTCAAAATACCCAAAATCCGTATCTTTGTCTTGAAGCATAGAAGCCCAAAAATCTTTTCTTTGCAAGTATTGCTCTAGTAGGGTGGCGGTTTTTTCTATGCCTTGTGTGCGGTAGGTTTGGATAAGTCTAGTGGCGTCTTTATCAAGTGCCAAAGCAAAATCCCCAAACGCCAAAATCACTACCAAAAAGCACAAAACCTTGCGACACAGACTCGCCACACTTCCAAAACTAAAAACAGCTAGACAAAATCTAAATAATCCAAGCAAAGATGCGCAAAATCTAACAAACAATGCAAAGCTAAAAGAGGTAAAAAAAGTGTATAAAAAGCTAGCAAAAAAAGCACGAAAAAAAGTAGAAAATGTAGAAAAAATAGATAAATGGCAAGACAAATGATAAGGTGTATTTTTTGATATTTTGTTTGATATTTTTTGTGGCATTTTTGTCCTTTGTTTGCCTAGTGTTTTGCTTAGATTTGTGCGTGATTTTCGCACAATCGCTTAGGTAAGGTTCGCAAAAATCATAAGTCGAAATTATAGCCTAATCTTTGTAAATCTTTTTTGCTTTTTGCCCACTCTTTGCGGACGATGACACTTAGATTCAAAAAGATTTTTTGGGCTAGGATTTCTTCTATTTTGTGGCGTGCGTATGTGCTTATGCGTTTTATAGAGTTGCCATTTTTGCCTACTACGATTAGCTTTTGGCTTTGTTTGGATACGAGTATGCTGGCGTTTATGTGGGTTATGGGTGTGGCTTTGTGTGCGTTTTGCGCGTTTGTAGGCGATTCTACAAAAGAGAGAATCTCTACTTCACTCTCATAAGGAATCTCATCACTACATAGGCTAAATATCGCTTCTCTTATCGCTTCTTTTGCGATTTGCCTACTTGTATGGGTGGTAAGCATATCCTCATCATATAGTGCTGGAGAGTGTGGCAAATGCGTGCAAATAGATTCTAGTAGATTCTCTAAGTTTATGTTTTTTTTGACACTTATTGGCACGAGGGCATAAAATCTATCGCTAAAAGGGCTAAATCTAGCGAGATATTTGGCTAGTTTTTCATTGCTTGCATAGTCTATCTTGCTAATGATGATAATGTGCTTTTGTGGATAAATCTCCAAAAACTCCTCATAGTGCTTCAAGTCATCACCAAAAGCACACATAAAAGCGCAAATATCGCACTCCTCCATTGCTTTTAGCGCGGATTTTAGCATAAACTGATTTAGTAGTTTTTCGCGCTTGTGTATGCCCGGGGTGTCTATAAATACGATTTGGCAGTTTTGTCCCTGCTTCGTGGTGTGGGGGATAATAAAGTGCATAGTGCTTCTAGTGGCGTTTGCTTTGTGAGAGACTAGGGCTAGTTTCTCGCCACTTAGGGCGTTTAGCAGGCTTGATTTTCCTGCATTTGGTCGTCCTATGAGTGCGACAAACCCCGCTTTTGTTACTTGATTTTGCTCTTTAGTCTCTGCTGTTACTTGATTTTGCGTTTCTAGCTTTTGCAGATTTAGCGATTTTGTGGTTTGCTGATTTTGCATTGTGGATTTTGGTGCTTCTTTCATTTTTTGTAGGCGGTTTTGGATTGAGCCAAAAATCTATTCTTCTAAAAATCCATATTCATAGATTTTGCTCTCTAGCTTTTTTGCTAGATTTTGTAGGGCTTGGTTTAGTGAAGCCATAAGCGAGTTGAAGTGCTCATCTTTGCTCTTTAGATTTAGGGTGTTTTTTTCATTCCGCCCTTTGAAAAACTCCTTTATGTCATAAAGGCTTGCATTTGCATTGTAGGGGGAGTATGGGTTTGCAAGGCTTTGTGGGGAGGATTTATCACTTGCTACTTCGTGGTAGTATCGCCATAGCTCACGCCCTGCGCTTAGCACTTCTTGTGCTTGTGGGCTAAAATCTAGTGGCTTTGTGGGGATAAAATTCTGCTTTTCTACGCACAAGTCTTTGAAGCATTCTTTTTGCTTTATTTCACTCTCTATTTTTATTTTGCCATTGATAAAGTCATTCATAAAGTGCGAGGTAAAGCTAGATTTTGCATTTACTTCTTTTTCACTAAAAGGGATAAAGTGGTTTGTGCCATTTTTGATTGTGATTCTGTTTTGTCCGTGAAAAAGCGCGAACGCTATGCAGTCATTTTGAAACTCGCTATCTTGTTGCCATTTATCATTTGGAGATATGAATTGGTCTCTATTGTTTATCCACGAGGATTTTATAGCTAGGCGCACAGAAAAATACACACAAAAAGGAATCAAATTTTGCGGAATTATTTTTTTATAGAGCAAGTGCGCTATGCCAATTTCATTTATGAAAGCTATGTGGTTATTGTTTTGAAAATCTGGGGCATCTGCCATTAAAACCCCGATTTGCTCATCTTTGTCGCTAAAGAATTTTGCTAGCCATTTATTTATGCTTGCCTTTTTGCTTGCGTAAAATCTTTTTTTGCATATTATTTTGTTGCTAGATTCAAATGTGTCTAGTTTTACTTGTTTGATAGGTATCTTTTGTGCCAAATCCCATATCAAAAAGCCGATAGGAAACTGCCCTTTGACATTATCAAACGAATCCGCTGGGCACATAAAACCTTTTAAAAACTTTGCTTGGAAACTCTCTCTAAACTTTATAAAATTCGTGGAATTTACATATTTTAGCGTTGAAAAACTTGCCAAAATGCAGTTTGGAATTTCTTTGTAAATTCTTATAAAAAATTGTGCGAAAAGCTCATTATTTGCTTTGCCTAATTCTTTTTTGTAGATTTCACTGATTTTGTTATCTCTTGCTACTCTTTCTTTGGTTGTGCCTGTTTTTGTCGCTTGCTTTCTACTGCCCGCTTCCGCATACGGAGGATTGATAAAAATCACTAGCCTTTGTCTTTTGGACTCATCGCGCAAAATCTCTTGCAGGGATTTTGGCAGCTTTGATTGTGCTAAAACATTGCCTTTTTCATCGACTTTGTCAAATAGCTCATCATTTAGAAAATCAAAGGCAAAAATATGCTCCTCACATAGATTTGCGCCGTTTTTTATCCTCTCTTTGATTATCTCTACATCGCTTTTATCTAGCGTGCTAGCAAATATATGATATTTGTTGCTAAGGTTTGCTAGGAGATTCCCTGT
This genomic stretch from Helicobacter macacae MIT 99-5501 harbors:
- a CDS encoding L,D-transpeptidase family protein — translated: MALDKDATRLIQTYRTQGIEKTATLLEQYLQRKDFWASMLQDKDTDFGYFEGYEYLFVSNKSAPNLSLYKITNGNLRLIRQLSALVGKGKGDKRVQGDLTTPIGAYDFTGKLTGLPPYYGPLAYATDYPNNYDKALKRTGGGIWIHGLPLDGNREELNTRGCIAIDNAVLSDFGKMVDYKKAMLITYEGELAKPSKDDLATLLAALYQWREAWKKNNLNAYLAFYHKDFMRIDGSKLNAFKAQKKQVFAKQEQKDIILSNISVVPYPNDEKRVMFRVSFQQDYKAYKNGKISYSSNHYKILYVSYENGKMQILTER
- the era gene encoding GTPase Era; this translates as MKEAPKSTMQNQQTTKSLNLQKLETQNQVTAETKEQNQVTKAGFVALIGRPNAGKSSLLNALSGEKLALVSHKANATRSTMHFIIPHTTKQGQNCQIVFIDTPGIHKREKLLNQFMLKSALKAMEECDICAFMCAFGDDLKHYEEFLEIYPQKHIIIISKIDYASNEKLAKYLARFSPFSDRFYALVPISVKKNINLENLLESICTHLPHSPALYDEDMLTTHTSRQIAKEAIREAIFSLCSDEIPYESEVEILSFVESPTNAQNAHKATPITHINASILVSKQSQKLIVVGKNGNSIKRISTYARHKIEEILAQKIFLNLSVIVRKEWAKSKKDLQRLGYNFDL
- the fliP gene encoding flagellar type III secretion system pore protein FliP (The bacterial flagellar biogenesis protein FliP forms a type III secretion system (T3SS)-type pore required for flagellar assembly.); the protein is MFGTFAFGAFPSLAEAAPTTIPSVNLSLSAPDTPAQLVTSLNVVVVLTLLILAPSLVLVMTSFMRLAIVFSFLRTALGTQQSPPTQILISLALVLTFFIMEPVGKEAWEKGVKPYIDEKISYDVAFERASEPFKNFMLKNTREKDLALFYRIRSLPNPQTTADVPLTIAIPAFMISELKTAFMIGFLLYLPFLVIDMVVSSILMAMGMMMVPPVMISLPFKVLVFVLVDGFNLLIGSLVQGFK